Proteins co-encoded in one Roseofilum capinflatum BLCC-M114 genomic window:
- a CDS encoding ATP-binding protein, producing MKFLRKEHSQWTVSQRLLSTFIIAFLAVGSIALIVESWWLRRNLAEQVESRAEALAKSLIFSVEGIVEGSYRASLNRTVQNYATLPAVLEVVILGSNQQIVAHSNTIFPRSLYFRLQSDIQALEPSLRMEQPVHTEVVLDQKSILIFKVPFYSSIFSSSSGAVMLFIDRAEMERRSLQTFIFSTVILLSALIVILLVLGWAIQHTVLQPLKKINQAIEESQNNQNCVIANRFNSQEFTHLAQTFSDAYNQLQTEIIERRQAEDDLRKKSDELEKLIVELKQTQIQLIQTEKMSSLGQLVAGIAHEINNPVSFIAGNLVPIDHYFQDFVHLLEAYQRQYPNPASEIEELREELEIDFILEDAQNILRSMKHGTDRIRDIIISMRNFSRLDEADMKEADIHQGIESTLLILQHRFKEFSHSVPIELIKDYGKLPLINCYPSELNQVFMNLLANAIDALKEEAEKDKQFVPMITIRTEARYSADRLKSVLIYIADNGAGISESHQQRLFDPFFTTKPVGEGTGLGLSISYKIVVDRHKGRLVCHSELNKGTEFEIEIPVS from the coding sequence ATGAAATTTCTGCGTAAGGAACATTCTCAATGGACAGTATCTCAAAGACTTCTTAGCACGTTTATCATTGCCTTTTTAGCCGTGGGTTCAATTGCATTGATTGTAGAATCTTGGTGGTTGCGAAGAAACTTGGCAGAACAGGTTGAAAGTCGGGCTGAAGCTTTAGCCAAGAGCTTGATTTTTTCAGTAGAAGGGATTGTTGAAGGCAGTTATCGGGCGAGTCTGAACCGGACGGTACAAAACTATGCCACTTTACCGGCAGTTTTGGAAGTTGTCATTCTTGGCTCTAATCAGCAGATCGTTGCCCATAGCAATACTATTTTTCCGAGAAGTTTATACTTTCGTTTGCAATCGGATATCCAAGCCTTAGAACCTTCGCTGCGAATGGAACAGCCTGTTCATACAGAAGTGGTTTTAGACCAAAAATCGATTCTGATTTTTAAGGTTCCATTTTATAGCTCGATTTTTAGTTCTTCGAGTGGTGCAGTCATGCTATTTATCGATCGGGCGGAAATGGAAAGACGATCGCTACAGACATTTATCTTCTCTACTGTTATCCTCCTTTCTGCTCTGATCGTGATTCTTCTGGTACTGGGATGGGCGATTCAGCACACAGTATTACAGCCTCTTAAAAAAATCAATCAGGCCATAGAAGAGAGCCAAAATAATCAGAATTGTGTGATTGCAAATCGGTTTAATTCTCAAGAATTTACTCATCTAGCGCAAACGTTTTCAGATGCCTACAATCAGTTACAAACAGAAATTATTGAACGTCGCCAAGCTGAGGATGATCTGCGAAAAAAATCTGATGAGTTGGAAAAGTTAATTGTGGAGTTGAAACAAACTCAAATTCAACTGATTCAAACAGAGAAAATGTCCAGCTTAGGTCAATTGGTGGCTGGGATTGCCCATGAAATTAACAATCCAGTCAGTTTTATTGCTGGGAATCTGGTTCCTATTGACCACTATTTCCAAGATTTTGTGCATTTATTAGAGGCCTATCAAAGACAATACCCTAATCCAGCATCAGAAATTGAGGAATTAAGGGAAGAGTTAGAAATTGATTTTATCCTGGAAGATGCTCAAAATATATTAAGATCAATGAAACATGGAACGGATCGCATCCGCGATATTATTATCTCAATGCGGAACTTTTCCCGGTTAGATGAAGCGGATATGAAGGAGGCGGATATTCATCAAGGAATTGAAAGTACGCTGCTGATTTTACAACATCGATTTAAGGAATTCTCCCATTCTGTCCCGATTGAACTGATTAAGGATTATGGGAAACTGCCTCTGATTAATTGCTATCCCAGCGAGCTAAATCAAGTGTTTATGAATTTGTTAGCGAATGCTATTGATGCTTTGAAGGAGGAAGCGGAAAAAGATAAACAGTTTGTGCCGATGATTACGATTCGCACAGAGGCTCGTTATTCTGCGGATAGATTGAAATCAGTGCTGATTTATATTGCTGATAATGGTGCGGGAATCTCTGAATCTCATCAACAGCGCTTGTTTGACCCATTTTTTACGACTAAGCCGGTGGGAGAAGGAACGGGTTTGGGTCTTTCGATTAGCTATAAAATTGTGGTCGATCGCCATAAGGGTCGTTTAGTGTGTCATTCTGAACTGAACAAGGGCACAGAGTTCGAGATTGAGATTCCAGTCTCTTAA
- a CDS encoding SPFH domain-containing protein, with product MKFRPLILSSFLVTVLGSLVSSCGVLPGTSVKRIPPGYVGLKVELYGDNRGVQNATISTGKVWYNGYSQEIIVFPDHVQYYILTASVDEGSPKDESITFGVGGTTVNADVSLSYFFNTNQIKDFYGKYLKDPDQFKGTLVRSETRNCFNQSATNYKPEEILGSQQSKLLKEVQTCLTDKFGPVGVNFESVGFVSKPRFDESIEAQITARFQAEQRAIAAQAQLEVAQAEAKQKAVEARGDAEVAKIQASSITPMTLQLRQIELQEQMIEKWNGVLPIYQGTPAPFPSFNVETAQ from the coding sequence ATGAAATTCCGTCCTTTGATCCTGTCGAGTTTTCTGGTTACCGTACTCGGTTCTCTAGTCTCCTCCTGTGGCGTATTGCCGGGAACCAGTGTTAAACGAATTCCTCCCGGTTATGTGGGCTTAAAAGTGGAATTATATGGCGATAATCGGGGCGTGCAAAATGCCACGATTAGCACCGGAAAAGTCTGGTATAACGGCTATAGTCAAGAAATTATTGTTTTTCCCGATCATGTGCAGTATTATATTCTGACGGCTTCCGTTGATGAAGGGTCGCCCAAGGATGAAAGTATTACGTTTGGCGTTGGTGGCACTACGGTTAACGCGGATGTGTCTCTTTCCTATTTCTTTAATACCAATCAAATCAAGGATTTTTATGGTAAATACCTGAAAGATCCAGATCAGTTTAAGGGGACGTTAGTCCGCAGTGAAACTCGTAACTGTTTTAATCAGTCGGCAACGAATTATAAACCGGAAGAAATTCTGGGTAGTCAGCAATCGAAACTACTCAAAGAAGTGCAAACTTGCTTAACGGATAAATTTGGCCCGGTGGGGGTTAATTTTGAGTCGGTGGGATTTGTGAGTAAACCCCGCTTTGATGAATCCATTGAGGCACAAATTACGGCTCGCTTTCAAGCGGAACAACGGGCGATCGCCGCTCAAGCGCAGTTAGAGGTTGCCCAAGCGGAAGCCAAGCAAAAGGCAGTGGAAGCGCGAGGAGACGCAGAAGTAGCGAAAATTCAAGCTTCTAGCATTACCCCCATGACGTTGCAATTGCGGCAAATTGAACTACAAGAGCAAATGATCGAGAAATGGAACGGTGTTTTACCCATTTATCAAGGTACACCTGCACCGTTTCCGTCCTTTAATGTGGAGACAGCGCAGTAG
- a CDS encoding tetratricopeptide repeat protein has translation MGRGQALVDSHLLIIPYSLFPMILQDKNWQTYRDLKEALNLNLRRQLFLAVCDDPNFCQYLVNQLDMESRCNGTPLDSQIPRWVTLELEADDPNLVHQIDRWYDTVNHHTIQNALASTPNSPPRRRKDDWMKVSPLDLAPHVPRELSPGFQFFGVQRLTQKSPTQQWSFLQNLEYIAQRYLDLAWEWNLLIWIPRPWLFSIQQSVPRFWHCHTALFEFSSEPLPANSRGGVGLNERVKVLAGLPEQEKDTEEQEQKLGGAVGEKPRPLVVKTDTVEEVQAAIASQKEALEALEDDAIARLDLLNDLGNLYWILSRKMANREEGLEALKQAIHTYEQALNHPQIQSQPQGYARLQNNLGIAYGELSRHENPVEGLEKAIAAYQAALSYREQPGDQSYEQMSEPDLQHYASTQNNLGTAYWNLAQHQEAAKNLKQAIAAYQESLKYYHPDRDALSYGMIQNNLGTAYWNLSRYQNPKDYLQLAIWSYQLALQYRTVEKNPSGYTATQNNLGTTYWHLANQPDAPIEQRREHLKECIGAYQRVIETMENPENQDSLSLSFDPVSTHNNLGVALYQLAMTAHQVGSQDQSDRLEPLELSLKHHIEAWTRWQNHPQMAHTALNYLLQALRSLYNEGGIDAQNRALAQVPSNLLPEILNRL, from the coding sequence ATGGGGAGAGGGCAAGCTCTGGTCGATTCACATTTACTCATTATTCCCTATTCCCTATTCCCTATGATTCTGCAAGATAAAAATTGGCAAACCTATCGCGACTTAAAAGAAGCCCTAAATTTAAACCTGCGTCGCCAACTATTTTTAGCCGTGTGTGACGATCCGAATTTTTGCCAGTATTTGGTTAATCAACTGGATATGGAGAGTCGATGTAATGGCACGCCTCTAGATTCTCAGATTCCGCGATGGGTAACTCTAGAATTAGAAGCCGACGATCCGAACCTGGTTCACCAAATCGATCGCTGGTATGATACGGTCAATCATCACACAATCCAAAACGCTCTGGCTTCAACCCCAAATTCACCCCCCAGACGACGCAAAGATGACTGGATGAAGGTTTCGCCTTTAGATCTTGCTCCTCATGTTCCCCGCGAGTTGTCCCCTGGGTTCCAGTTTTTTGGGGTGCAGCGTCTTACCCAAAAGTCGCCAACCCAACAATGGTCTTTTTTACAAAATTTGGAATATATTGCCCAGCGTTATCTGGATTTAGCTTGGGAGTGGAATCTGTTAATCTGGATACCTCGCCCTTGGTTATTTTCGATTCAACAGTCGGTTCCTCGATTTTGGCATTGCCATACAGCATTGTTTGAGTTTTCCTCTGAACCCCTTCCGGCTAATTCACGGGGGGGAGTGGGTTTAAATGAGCGGGTAAAGGTGTTAGCTGGGTTACCTGAGCAAGAGAAAGACACAGAGGAGCAAGAGCAGAAACTGGGGGGAGCAGTAGGGGAAAAGCCGCGTCCTCTCGTGGTAAAAACCGATACTGTTGAAGAGGTGCAAGCAGCGATCGCCTCGCAAAAGGAAGCGCTAGAGGCGTTAGAAGACGATGCGATCGCCCGGTTAGACTTGCTCAATGATTTAGGCAATCTCTACTGGATTTTATCGCGGAAAATGGCGAACCGGGAAGAGGGGTTAGAAGCGCTCAAACAAGCCATTCACACCTATGAACAAGCCCTAAACCATCCGCAAATCCAATCCCAACCCCAAGGCTATGCTCGCCTACAGAATAACCTGGGGATTGCCTACGGGGAATTATCGCGCCATGAAAACCCGGTAGAAGGCTTAGAAAAGGCGATCGCCGCGTATCAGGCTGCCTTATCCTATCGAGAGCAACCTGGAGATCAATCCTATGAGCAAATGTCCGAGCCAGACTTACAGCACTATGCTTCGACTCAAAATAACCTGGGAACCGCCTATTGGAATCTGGCGCAACACCAAGAGGCGGCTAAGAATTTGAAACAGGCGATCGCCGCCTATCAAGAATCCCTAAAATATTATCATCCCGATCGCGATGCTCTCAGTTATGGCATGATTCAAAATAACTTAGGGACTGCCTATTGGAATTTATCCCGATATCAGAATCCTAAAGACTATTTGCAATTAGCCATTTGGTCATATCAACTGGCGCTTCAATATCGTACTGTAGAGAAAAATCCCAGTGGCTATACGGCGACGCAAAACAATCTGGGAACCACCTATTGGCATTTAGCCAATCAACCCGATGCACCCATTGAGCAGAGACGCGAACACTTAAAAGAGTGTATTGGTGCATATCAAAGGGTGATTGAAACCATGGAAAATCCTGAAAATCAAGACTCTTTATCTCTCAGCTTCGATCCCGTTTCGACCCATAATAACCTCGGTGTCGCCCTCTATCAATTGGCCATGACTGCCCATCAAGTCGGTTCTCAGGATCAATCCGATCGCTTAGAACCCCTGGAATTATCCCTCAAACATCATATCGAAGCCTGGACAAGATGGCAAAATCACCCGCAAATGGCGCATACGGCGCTTAACTATCTCCTGCAAGCGTTGCGATCGCTCTATAATGAAGGTGGTATTGACGCTCAAAACCGCGCCCTAGCCCAAGTTCCCAGCAATTTATTACCCGAAATTCTTAATCGACTCTAA
- a CDS encoding ABC transporter substrate-binding protein, with protein sequence MFKPFSNVYLKPLWVTLALFTLITSLLLKGCNVNSDRLTTLQIGTNTWPGYDVALYAQEAGLFEKRGLEVEFSRFDVAQDTIRSLLAGNLDAAFVSLWELMQVEPGDDPLVYLMVTNVSHGSDGLVVTEDIASVSDLKGNTIGAKLGTVSHLILLEALKNNGLNPEDVNIRDISNPVAIESIQQGNIKGAVLWEPDLSETAQAINGSIPFTTADVDSLVIDGFVSRASYVQSHPEELTQFILAWFDLMQEIETQPQVVFNVVGELLQQSGDSFASDYSGLKKGDIEMNRRMFSANGRLEEAVGEIAQLLQEDPRHNRTIVEDVKIDPTQVMSAIAIWEDEQNQ encoded by the coding sequence ATGTTTAAGCCATTCTCAAACGTCTATCTTAAACCGTTATGGGTTACCCTCGCCTTGTTCACTTTAATAACCAGCTTATTGTTAAAAGGATGTAATGTCAACAGCGATCGCCTCACGACCTTACAAATAGGAACAAATACCTGGCCAGGATATGATGTCGCGCTCTACGCACAAGAGGCAGGACTCTTTGAAAAACGAGGCTTAGAAGTCGAATTTTCCCGATTTGATGTGGCTCAAGATACCATTCGCAGTTTGCTCGCTGGCAATTTAGATGCTGCCTTCGTCTCCCTCTGGGAATTAATGCAGGTGGAACCAGGGGACGATCCTCTGGTTTATCTCATGGTTACCAATGTGTCTCACGGTTCCGATGGATTAGTAGTGACGGAAGATATCGCATCGGTTTCAGACTTGAAAGGTAATACCATTGGAGCAAAATTAGGAACCGTGAGCCATTTAATTTTACTCGAAGCCTTAAAAAATAATGGACTCAATCCAGAAGATGTCAATATTCGAGATATTTCTAATCCAGTAGCGATTGAATCCATCCAGCAAGGGAACATCAAGGGAGCAGTATTGTGGGAGCCAGATTTAAGTGAAACAGCACAAGCCATTAATGGCAGCATTCCCTTCACCACCGCAGATGTGGATAGTTTAGTCATTGATGGTTTCGTGTCTCGTGCCAGTTATGTGCAAAGTCATCCAGAAGAACTAACTCAATTTATTTTAGCTTGGTTTGATTTAATGCAGGAGATTGAAACCCAGCCCCAAGTCGTCTTTAATGTCGTCGGAGAATTACTGCAACAAAGTGGAGACTCTTTTGCCAGTGATTATTCGGGGTTGAAAAAAGGAGATATTGAGATGAATCGTCGCATGTTTTCTGCCAATGGACGGTTAGAAGAAGCAGTAGGAGAAATTGCTCAATTATTGCAGGAAGACCCCCGTCATAACCGCACGATTGTGGAAGATGTTAAGATTGACCCAACACAGGTGATGTCGGCGATCGCCATTTGGGAAGACGAACAAAACCAGTAA
- a CDS encoding ABC-ATPase domain-containing protein: MADQLHLRQLLHQLNDRSYKAYKDIRGRYQFPGFLLCIDRVQGDPFAAPSQVRVLVSYEVAGFPLQTYENHSRAIALCDYLTRQFGQVCHQVSDRQGTGNSGLIQMVRVGQEVLSRTSIILTQQGIEARFTVGLPAQGRRILGYQAGELLCEDLPEIVEHSLRYENLSAEELQAHIETVEDAEVLRSQLSQNQLVAFVADGSILPRCSGVDRRPLADGAIPFQSPESLRVTLETPNWGKITGMGIPQGVTLIVGGGYHGKSTLLKAIELGIYNHIPGDGREFVVSDRRSVKIRAEDGRAVTGVDISPFIQDLPQNLDTKAFSTTNASGSTSQAANMMEALEVGAKLFLVDEDTAATNFMIRDRRMQALVAKTCEPITPLIDKVRQLYTDYGVSTLLVIGGSGDYFDVADTVIAMNYFVPEDLTAAAKAIAKKYPTERQIEGGDHFGQISARILLGASVDPSQGHKPVKLKVRDVNQVIFGTDSIDLADVEQLVEVGQLKAIAEAMVYAKEKYLDGQHTLAETLDGIFADIDQGGLDALTRFREGNLVEFRPFELAAALNRLRSLSVKTIGHQ; encoded by the coding sequence ATGGCCGATCAACTGCATTTACGTCAACTGCTTCATCAATTGAACGATCGCAGTTATAAAGCGTATAAAGATATTCGCGGTCGCTACCAGTTCCCAGGATTTTTGCTCTGTATTGACCGAGTGCAGGGCGATCCCTTTGCTGCACCGAGTCAGGTACGGGTCTTAGTCTCCTATGAGGTGGCCGGTTTTCCTCTACAAACCTATGAAAACCACAGTCGGGCGATCGCCTTATGCGATTATTTAACTCGTCAATTTGGTCAAGTTTGTCATCAGGTTAGCGATCGCCAGGGGACGGGAAATAGTGGCTTAATTCAGATGGTGCGGGTCGGACAAGAAGTCTTATCTCGCACTTCGATTATTTTAACGCAACAAGGGATTGAAGCCCGCTTTACCGTAGGTTTACCGGCCCAGGGACGGCGAATTTTGGGCTATCAGGCAGGGGAATTGTTGTGTGAAGATTTACCGGAAATTGTGGAACACTCCCTGAGATATGAGAACTTATCGGCGGAGGAATTACAAGCGCATATCGAAACCGTCGAAGATGCGGAAGTGTTGCGATCGCAGTTGAGCCAAAATCAGTTAGTCGCTTTTGTGGCCGATGGGTCGATTTTACCCCGTTGCAGTGGAGTCGATCGACGGCCCTTGGCCGATGGAGCCATTCCCTTTCAGTCTCCGGAGTCCCTACGAGTGACTCTAGAAACTCCGAACTGGGGCAAAATTACGGGTATGGGAATTCCCCAGGGAGTAACGTTGATTGTGGGGGGAGGATACCATGGGAAATCGACCCTGTTGAAGGCGATCGAATTGGGGATTTATAATCATATTCCCGGAGATGGGCGGGAGTTTGTGGTCAGCGATCGCCGCTCGGTTAAGATTAGAGCAGAGGATGGCCGGGCCGTCACCGGGGTGGATATTTCCCCGTTTATTCAGGATTTACCGCAAAATTTGGATACAAAAGCTTTTTCGACCACCAACGCGAGTGGGAGTACGTCCCAAGCGGCCAATATGATGGAAGCGCTGGAAGTCGGGGCGAAGTTGTTTTTAGTGGATGAAGACACGGCTGCCACTAATTTTATGATCCGCGATCGGCGAATGCAAGCCTTAGTTGCCAAAACCTGCGAACCCATTACCCCCCTGATCGATAAAGTGCGTCAACTCTACACGGATTATGGGGTGTCTACCCTGTTGGTGATTGGGGGAAGTGGGGACTATTTTGATGTGGCTGATACCGTGATTGCCATGAATTATTTTGTACCCGAAGACCTGACCGCAGCAGCGAAGGCGATCGCCAAAAAATACCCTACAGAGCGACAAATCGAAGGCGGAGACCATTTTGGGCAAATTTCCGCTCGCATCCTCCTCGGAGCGAGTGTAGACCCCAGTCAGGGACACAAACCAGTGAAGCTCAAGGTTAGGGATGTGAATCAAGTGATTTTTGGCACGGACTCCATTGACTTAGCGGATGTAGAGCAGTTGGTAGAAGTGGGGCAGTTAAAGGCGATCGCCGAAGCCATGGTTTATGCTAAAGAAAAATATCTCGATGGTCAACACACCCTCGCCGAAACCCTAGACGGCATTTTCGCCGATATTGACCAGGGAGGGTTAGACGCACTCACCCGGTTTCGGGAAGGCAACCTAGTCGAATTTCGCCCCTTCGAGTTAGCAGCAGCACTCAATCGACTGCGTTCCCTATCGGTCAAGACCATCGGTCATCAGTAA
- a CDS encoding FAD-binding oxidoreductase, with protein sequence MISLQLKNHWDEWVSALEGIEWTTQPNQVAKLSQDYFHFSPILQPLLSEKRADVVVFPRHESDVLRVVKACVEYKIPVTVRGAGTGNYGQCVPLEGGVVLDLTRMNQILEIEPGWVRAQPGTKLAQINKLASEIGWELRLLPSTYRTATLGGFIAGGSGGIGSILYGWLGDRGNFLAAKVVTVEEEPQVLQLQGDEVQQVNHAYGTNGIIIELQMPLAPSYPWAEGIIVFSDFMAAARFSQQLGESDGLIAKLISVHAWPIPSYFTALQPYLPDGKHAVLLIFDSTGLAGLESLVREFQGEMTYVASIAEKLLHLGEFTWNHTTLHARGADPNLTYLQSRFPYDPKLQLVQQFYERYGDEVMMHLEIVRYQGQVSPCGLQVVRFTSAERLQEIMEDHENHGVMIFNPHTYILEDGGSGMINPLQVNFKKQVDPYGLLNPGKMRGWLEPMNL encoded by the coding sequence ATGATTTCACTACAGCTCAAAAACCACTGGGATGAATGGGTGTCGGCTCTTGAAGGGATAGAGTGGACGACGCAACCGAATCAGGTGGCGAAGTTATCCCAGGATTATTTTCATTTTAGCCCCATTTTACAGCCGTTGCTATCGGAAAAACGGGCGGATGTGGTGGTGTTTCCCCGCCATGAGTCGGATGTTTTACGGGTGGTTAAGGCCTGTGTAGAGTATAAAATTCCGGTTACGGTTCGGGGTGCAGGGACGGGAAATTATGGCCAATGCGTTCCCTTAGAAGGGGGAGTCGTTTTAGATTTAACTCGTATGAATCAGATCCTGGAGATTGAACCCGGATGGGTGAGAGCGCAACCGGGAACAAAGTTAGCCCAAATTAATAAGTTAGCCTCGGAAATAGGTTGGGAGTTGCGACTGCTTCCTTCTACCTATCGCACGGCAACCCTGGGGGGGTTTATTGCGGGGGGAAGTGGGGGCATTGGATCTATTTTATACGGATGGTTGGGCGATCGCGGCAATTTCCTCGCTGCCAAAGTCGTCACCGTCGAAGAAGAACCCCAAGTGCTGCAATTACAAGGCGATGAAGTTCAACAAGTCAATCACGCCTATGGAACCAATGGCATTATCATTGAGCTACAGATGCCCTTAGCGCCGAGTTATCCCTGGGCTGAAGGTATCATTGTTTTCTCAGACTTTATGGCAGCAGCCAGGTTTAGCCAACAGTTAGGCGAATCCGATGGTTTAATTGCTAAATTAATCAGTGTTCACGCTTGGCCCATTCCCTCCTATTTTACCGCTCTTCAGCCCTATTTACCCGATGGCAAGCACGCCGTTTTACTCATTTTTGATTCCACTGGTTTAGCCGGTTTAGAATCTTTGGTGCGAGAGTTTCAAGGGGAAATGACTTATGTTGCTTCTATAGCAGAAAAATTGCTGCATTTAGGAGAGTTTACCTGGAATCATACCACCCTCCATGCTCGCGGAGCCGACCCCAATTTGACCTATTTACAAAGTCGCTTTCCCTACGATCCGAAATTGCAATTGGTGCAGCAGTTTTATGAGCGGTATGGGGACGAAGTAATGATGCATTTAGAAATTGTACGTTATCAAGGGCAAGTGTCTCCCTGTGGGTTGCAGGTGGTGCGGTTTACGAGTGCGGAACGGTTACAGGAAATTATGGAGGATCACGAGAATCATGGAGTGATGATCTTTAATCCCCATACCTATATTTTAGAGGATGGGGGCAGTGGCATGATTAATCCTCTGCAAGTGAATTTTAAGAAACAAGTCGATCCCTATGGTTTGTTGAATCCGGGTAAAATGCGCGGTTGGTTAGAGCCAATGAATCTATAG
- the fba gene encoding class II fructose-bisphosphate aldolase (catalyzes the reversible aldol condensation of dihydroxyacetonephosphate and glyceraldehyde 3-phosphate in the Calvin cycle, glycolysis, and/or gluconeogenesis), whose product MALVPMRLLLDHAAENNYGIPAYNVNNMEQILAIMQAADEADSPVILQASRGARKYAGENFLRHLIQAAVESYPHIPIAMHQDHGNAPDTCYTAMRYGFTSVMMDGSLEADAKTPASFEYNVNVTAEVVKVAHSIGVSVEGELGCLGSLETGKGDKEDGHGFEGTLSHDQLLTDPDEAVQFVEQTQVDALAVAIGTSHGAYKFTRKPTGEILAISRIEEINKRLPNTHLVMHGSSSVPEDLIAIINQYGGSIPETYGVPVEEIQKGIRSGVRKVNIDTDNRLAITAAIREAAAKDPSNFDPRHFMKPSIKYMKQVCLDRYQQFWTAGNASKIKQQTLDVYAVKYGKGELNATTKQAAAV is encoded by the coding sequence ATGGCCCTCGTACCCATGCGACTTCTGCTCGATCACGCAGCCGAGAACAACTACGGTATCCCTGCATACAACGTAAACAACATGGAGCAAATTCTGGCCATCATGCAAGCTGCTGATGAAGCCGATAGCCCTGTAATTCTGCAAGCTTCCCGTGGTGCTAGAAAATATGCCGGTGAAAACTTCCTCCGTCACCTGATTCAAGCCGCAGTGGAAAGCTATCCCCATATTCCCATTGCTATGCACCAAGACCATGGGAATGCTCCTGATACCTGCTATACCGCCATGCGCTATGGTTTCACCAGCGTTATGATGGATGGTTCCTTAGAAGCGGATGCCAAAACCCCTGCCAGCTTTGAGTACAACGTTAATGTTACGGCTGAAGTGGTTAAAGTCGCTCACTCCATTGGGGTTAGTGTTGAAGGAGAACTTGGTTGCTTAGGTTCTCTGGAAACTGGAAAAGGTGACAAAGAAGATGGTCATGGGTTTGAAGGAACTCTTTCTCACGATCAATTGTTAACCGATCCTGACGAAGCGGTTCAATTTGTAGAACAAACTCAAGTAGACGCTTTAGCTGTAGCCATTGGAACCAGCCATGGTGCGTACAAATTTACCCGTAAACCTACTGGCGAAATCCTAGCCATTAGCCGCATTGAAGAAATCAACAAGCGTCTGCCTAACACCCACTTGGTGATGCATGGTTCTTCTTCTGTACCTGAAGATTTAATTGCCATCATCAACCAGTACGGTGGTAGCATCCCTGAAACCTACGGTGTACCCGTTGAAGAAATTCAAAAAGGAATCAGGAGCGGTGTGCGTAAAGTTAATATCGACACCGATAACCGGTTAGCGATTACGGCTGCTATCCGCGAAGCGGCTGCTAAAGATCCCTCTAACTTCGATCCTCGCCACTTCATGAAGCCTTCTATCAAGTACATGAAACAAGTTTGCTTGGATCGCTATCAACAGTTCTGGACTGCCGGTAATGCCAGCAAGATCAAGCAACAAACTTTAGATGTTTATGCCGTTAAATATGGCAAAGGTGAGTTAAACGCTACCACTAAACAAGCGGCTGCTGTTTAA
- a CDS encoding AAA family ATPase, with protein sequence MIRIDARELYQVLELTPPEQNILLVGKHGIGKSEIISHFYSQRQNLPVIPFFLGQMSDPGDLIGLLHKDEKTGRSVFLPPYWWPEADRPVVLFLDELNRARPEILQAVQDLTLNKTLAGRALPPGSIVIAAVNGGEEYQLTELDPALVSRFNLYEFAPTVEDWLIWAADRDIDSRVLTFIQQHPDYLDGDNLDADTAIATAGLVKTPDRRAWVKVADFVGKHKDLEDIHFKLIAGMVGTHASLAFRQSLANQRGLEPEQLLLQFSKYSKQLKDLEIQDFASLNERVLLWLNAGHCPENKADQARKNLLKYLQHLAKAKQQEAIAHFSSLVQSPKFSDAMGFVAESMDLIDFLSEYLEAIQV encoded by the coding sequence ATGATTCGTATTGATGCTCGCGAACTCTATCAAGTGCTGGAACTCACCCCACCGGAGCAAAATATTCTTCTGGTGGGAAAGCATGGTATTGGCAAATCCGAAATTATCAGCCATTTCTACAGTCAGCGCCAAAATCTGCCTGTTATCCCCTTCTTTTTGGGTCAGATGAGCGATCCGGGGGATTTGATTGGCTTGTTGCATAAAGACGAGAAAACCGGGCGATCGGTGTTTTTACCTCCGTACTGGTGGCCAGAAGCCGATCGCCCCGTGGTACTCTTCCTAGACGAACTGAACCGAGCGCGACCGGAGATTTTGCAGGCGGTTCAAGACCTTACCCTGAACAAAACCTTGGCCGGTAGAGCGCTGCCCCCTGGCAGTATTGTGATCGCTGCGGTGAATGGAGGGGAAGAATATCAACTAACCGAACTCGATCCGGCCCTGGTATCCCGGTTTAACCTCTACGAGTTTGCGCCGACGGTGGAAGATTGGCTGATCTGGGCTGCCGATCGCGATATTGATTCGCGGGTGCTAACCTTTATCCAACAGCATCCAGATTATCTTGATGGTGATAATCTGGATGCGGATACGGCGATCGCCACTGCCGGTCTCGTCAAAACCCCTGATCGCCGCGCTTGGGTAAAAGTTGCGGATTTTGTTGGCAAGCATAAAGATCTCGAAGATATTCATTTCAAACTGATCGCCGGTATGGTGGGGACTCATGCTAGTCTCGCATTTCGCCAAAGCTTGGCTAACCAACGGGGTTTGGAACCGGAGCAACTGTTGTTACAATTTTCTAAGTATTCCAAGCAGCTCAAAGACCTGGAAATTCAGGACTTTGCGAGTTTAAATGAACGGGTTTTACTTTGGCTGAATGCCGGACATTGCCCGGAAAATAAAGCCGATCAGGCCCGCAAGAATCTGTTGAAATACCTCCAGCATCTCGCCAAAGCCAAACAACAGGAGGCGATCGCCCATTTTTCCTCCCTGGTTCAAAGCCCCAAATTTAGCGATGCCATGGGTTTTGTCGCTGAATCGATGGATCTGATTGACTTCTTGTCCGAGTATTTGGAGGCGATTCAGGTTTGA